Proteins from one Porites lutea chromosome 3, jaPorLute2.1, whole genome shotgun sequence genomic window:
- the LOC140929659 gene encoding uncharacterized protein, with translation MSGFFSRHNKAIVCTLAASAGLYFIYRYYIYKKQQIRSRAEALAGIEYRRMRVEKLVELRDKLEQLLGSLDNFEPEPPETEDDECIVCNSAKAIIQTYPCKHRVLCRRCFVKTLQVAVNDLNLPLKCVVCRTRIQTLDRERHDVHLFTPPDTQQQPAQETQC, from the exons ATGTCAGGTTTTTTCAGTCGACACAACAAAGCAATTGTCTGCACTCTGGCAGCGTCTGCAGGATTGTACTTCATCTATCGTTACTACATTTATAAGAAACAACAAATCAGATCTAGGGCGGAAGCTCTCGCAGGTATAGAGTATAGAAGAATGAGAGTCGAAAAACTTGTGGAATTACGTGACAAATTG GAGCAACTTCTTGGTTCATTAGACAATTTTGAACCAGAACCTCCAGAGACAGAGGATGATGAG TGTATTGTGTGTAACAGTGCCAAGGCTATAATTCAAACATACCCCTGCAAACACAGGGTATTGTGTCGTCGCTGCTTTGTCAAGACATTACAGGTTGCGGTAAACGATCTTAACCTTCCCCTCAAATGCGTTGTTTGTCGCACAAGAATTCAAACCTTGGACAGAGAGCGCCACGATGTACATCTATTTACACCTCCAGATACACAGCAGCAGCCCGCACAGGAAACGCAATGTTAA
- the LOC140930992 gene encoding myosin regulatory light chain 12A-like gives MASRKTKRSSKKRAHRATSNVFAMFDQNQIQEFKEAFNMIDQNSDGFVDKEDLHDMLASLGKDPTDDYLEEMVKMSPGPINFTMFLTLFGEKLNGTDPEDVINNAFACFDEDGNGKIHEDFLKEALVTMGDRFTEDQVDDVLRDAPIDKDGYLDYNQFTHILKHGKKDDD, from the coding sequence ATGGCTTCGAGAAAAACGAAGAGGTCGAGTAAAAAGAGGGCTCACAGAGCCACCTCGAACGTTTTTGCTATGTTCGATCAGAACCAAATTCAGGAATTCAAAGAGGCCTTCAACATGATCGATCAAAATAGCGACGGTTTCGTTGATAAAGAAGACCTGCATGACATGCTGGCTTCCTTGGGTAAAGACCCAACTGATGATTACTTGGAGGAAATGGTGAAGATGTCTCCTGGACCGATCAACTTCACAATGTTTCTGACATTGTTTGGCGAGAAATTGAACGGGACGGATCCTGAAGATGTAATCAACAATGCGTTTGCCTGTTTTGACGAAGATGGCAACGGTAAAATACATGAAGATTTTCTTAAAGAGGCTCTAGTTACGATGGGAGATAGATTCACTGAAGATCAAGTTGATGATGTCCTTCGTGACGCGCCGATCGACAAAGATGGATACCTGGATTACAACCAATTCACTCATATTTTGAAGCACGGAAAGAAGGACGACGATTAA
- the LOC140929657 gene encoding ribonuclease P protein subunit p25-like protein, translating to MDHYAKTRSVSDEPEGKKEPCDIQVKSGSKIRNIISQAMRILQSKKGDKIVITGSGPTVTKTITCAEIIKRKFKGLHQLNKLFYIKIEDTWEPKEESLATLQVTKRIPSISITLSKVPLDATQPGYQAPGKSISPVQFGDEDWELAWEDDSAEAKQRTNKGQLKNNKKRKNKQSEDSSKVANSKDSVYEVTHSNSDGQSERGANGDLVEGHEGQLVSKVLKKEGGQSWKSKSTDSQES from the exons ATGGACCACTACGCAAAAACTAGGAGTGTAAGTGATGAGCCCGAAGGGAAGAAGGAACCATGTGATATACAAGTCAAGAGTGGCAGCAAGATACGAAACATTATTTCACAGGCTATGAGAATCCTACAG AGCAAAAAGGGGGACAAGATAGTCATAACAGGATCAGGACCTACTGTAACAAAGACCATCACTTGTGCTGAGATCAtcaaaagaaaattcaag ggATTGCATCAACTGAATAAGCTGTTCTATATCAA AATTGAAGATACATGGGAACCTAAAGAAGAATCACTAGCTAC GCTTCAAGTGACAAAGAGAATCCCATCAATAAGCATTACTTTGTCCAAAGTTCCTTTAGATGCAACACAACCAGG GTACCAGGCCCCGGGAAAATCCATAAGCCCGGTTCAGTTTGGAGATGAAGACTGGGAACTAGCTTGGGAAGATGACTCAGCCGAAGCAAAGCAAAGGACAAATAAAGGacagttaaaaaataataaaaagaggaaaaataaacaaagtgaaGATAGCAGCAAAGTTGCAAACTCTAAGGATTCTGTATATGAGGTTACTCATAGCAACAGTGACGGCCAGTCAGAGAGGGGTGCAAATGGAGATCTTGTGGAAGGCCACGAGGGACAATTAGTTAGCAAGGTCTTGAAAAAAGAGGGAGGACAGTCGTGGAAATCTAAAAGTACTGATAGTCAAGAAAGTTAA
- the LOC140930993 gene encoding myosin regulatory light polypeptide 9-like, which produces MAARAKTKKTTKKRAHRATSNVFAMFDQNQIQEFKEAFNMIDQNHDGFVDKEDLHDMLASLGKDPTDDYLEEMIKMSPGPINFTMFLTLFGEKLNGTDPEDVINNAFACFDEGGNGKIHEDFLKEALVTMGDRFTEDQVDDVLRDAPIDKDGYLDYNQFTHILKHGKKEDD; this is translated from the coding sequence ATGGCTGCCAGGGCAAAGACCAAGAAGACAACAAAAAAGCGAGCTCACCGAGCTACATCGAACGTGTTCGCTATGTTCGATCAGAACCAAATTCAAGAATTCAAGGAGGCGTTTAACATGATAGATCAAAACCACGATGGTTTCGTCGATAAAGAAGACCTACATGACATGCTGGCTTCCTTGGGTAAAGACCCAACTGATGATTACCTGGAGGAAATGATAAAGATGTCTCCCGGACCAATCAACTTCACAATGTTTCTAACATTGTTTGGCGAGAAATTGAACGGGACAGATCCTGAAGATGTAATCAACAATGCGTTTGCCTGTTTCGACGAAGGAGGGAACGGTAAAATACATGAAGATTTTCTTAAAGAGGCTCTAGTTACGATGGGAGATAGATTCACTGAAGATCAAGTTGATGATGTCCTTCGTGACGCGCCTATTGACAAAGATGGCTACTTAGACTACAACCAATTCACTCATATTTTGAAGCATGGGAAAAAGGAGGACGACTAG